A single window of uncultured Methanospirillum sp. DNA harbors:
- a CDS encoding IS5 family transposase translates to MNFTSFFLSQNYQKVAALGNRLGLIEEIIDWEQFRPIIGDIFNDDLIDGGRPHTDEIILIKLLVLQQWHGLTDYELEIQALDRASFQHFLGYPESIPDRSTIWRFRERLIKNNKEEAIWMELQRQIDERGLTIKRGMIQDATFILSDPGHAKSDKPRGDEAKTRRSKDGTWVKKGQKSHFGYKLHTIVDKETQLIRRFATTTASLHDSQIDLSEPGETVYRDRGYFGTTVRGSMDKTMKKATRNHPISTKDKRRNKAISRVRSLVERPYAVIKRVFHAGHMMVTTVERVNLKNMFTCFSYDLYRMSGIQQS, encoded by the coding sequence ATGAATTTTACATCATTTTTCCTTTCTCAAAACTATCAAAAAGTAGCTGCACTCGGAAATCGTTTAGGGCTAATTGAAGAAATAATCGATTGGGAGCAATTCAGGCCAATTATCGGAGATATTTTCAATGATGACCTTATTGATGGTGGTAGACCCCATACAGATGAGATAATTTTGATCAAACTTTTAGTTCTTCAACAGTGGCATGGACTCACTGATTACGAATTAGAAATCCAAGCCCTCGATAGGGCATCTTTCCAACATTTTTTGGGTTATCCTGAATCAATTCCGGATCGATCTACTATTTGGAGATTCCGAGAGAGATTGATCAAAAACAACAAGGAAGAGGCAATATGGATGGAACTTCAGAGACAGATAGATGAAAGGGGTTTAACCATTAAACGAGGTATGATTCAAGATGCTACATTTATCCTTTCTGATCCGGGCCATGCTAAATCGGATAAACCACGAGGTGATGAAGCGAAAACGAGAAGATCGAAAGATGGAACTTGGGTAAAGAAAGGTCAAAAATCACACTTTGGGTATAAACTCCATACAATAGTTGATAAAGAAACTCAACTTATACGACGGTTTGCTACGACTACAGCAAGTCTACATGATAGCCAGATCGACCTTTCTGAACCTGGTGAAACTGTATATCGAGATCGAGGTTACTTTGGTACAACTGTGAGGGGCTCAATGGATAAAACAATGAAGAAAGCAACTCGTAATCACCCAATCTCTACCAAAGACAAACGAAGAAATAAAGCAATATCAAGGGTTCGTTCTCTTGTTGAAAGGCCATATGCAGTGATTAAAAGAGTCTTCCATGCTGGTCATATGATGGTAACAACAGTTGAGAGAGTCAACCTAAAAAATATGTTTACGTGCTTTTCTTATGACCTATATCGGATGAGTGGAATTCAACAAAGTTGA
- a CDS encoding phosphate-starvation-inducible PsiE family protein has translation MKTLDQIKSYKPEEISWVDFVMVLLIFFSMTSFIFIGILNLVSVYMSIFVFFSGLDGPITDTRILGIISTTLLTIIIVELYITVKELKNGNIDIKLILIIGLTAIIRHFILLISQDFSEKDVFAMIGLAVVMMLFIFGLWIVKSRNIDSISNIWAPVKK, from the coding sequence ATGAAAACGCTTGATCAGATAAAATCGTATAAACCTGAAGAAATTAGTTGGGTTGACTTCGTAATGGTATTACTAATCTTCTTCTCCATGACCTCTTTTATCTTTATTGGAATATTAAACCTGGTTTCTGTGTACATGTCTATCTTTGTATTTTTTAGTGGGCTTGACGGACCAATAACTGATACCCGAATATTAGGAATTATTAGTACAACTCTTTTGACGATCATAATTGTAGAACTCTATATAACTGTAAAAGAACTTAAAAATGGTAATATTGATATTAAACTGATTTTAATTATTGGGTTGACTGCAATAATCAGACATTTTATACTGTTGATATCGCAGGATTTTAGTGAAAAGGATGTATTTGCCATGATTGGACTTGCAGTTGTTATGATGTTGTTTATATTCGGGTTATGGATTGTCAAAAGTAGAAATATTGATAGTATCTCCAATATCTGGGCCCCTGTCAAAAAATAA
- a CDS encoding chemotaxis protein CheB has translation MPKKANPDRSAVDASGVISASPTGINTFPIVGIGASAGGLEAFEQFLRLVPIDSSAAFILIPHLDPDHESMLADILGRVTKMPVLEAENQMQIKPDHVYIIPPNRMMTIHHTMIHLSMPDTVQGQRMKVDLFFRSLADELGHKAIGVVLSGTGTDGTLGLRAIQGGGGLTFVQDPNEAKYNGMPTSAIESGYATYILPVAQIPTQLISSISDLFGPIPLSHPAIDETKEPDIKGAIIRILRIIRTRTGHDFSKYKKSTINRRIARRMSILAIEDISGYARYVEEHPDEVKILFREILINVTSFFRDPEAFGFLKTNVLPDLIRNKNEYESFRVWVPGCATGEEAYSLAIIIREVLEDLEKDCKVQIYSTDIAEDVIAVARKGFYPPNIAADISPERLKKYFIRQDAGFQINKDIREMVIYATQDLIKDPPFTRLDLLSCRNLLIYLESELQSRLIPAFHYALKPGGILFLSSSESIGGFQDLFKQINRKWRIYEASGIKNAGQILVETPLALRDVHPPIPNSDIHSGRMDASIVEQTRRELLQAYAPPSVVTDDTGTILYVHGDTGKFLRPAQGQATLSVVEMAREGLQLDLRTAIFTSKTQQTVVTCKNLQVRTNGGYETVNLEVRPITHSGTLHGNLIISFHLAEGSQEGSIQKEKLDTSHINPERVTELEQELLYTKENLQATIEEMQAANEELKSTNEELQSTNEELQSTNEELETSKEEIQSVNEEIMSVNAELQEKIIQLADIQSDMKNLLSSTGVGTIFLNIDLKVRWFTPEIVTLYKLVSSDVGRPLSDIKSLILNDTLLEEAGMVLDSLIPKEKEIQTIDNRWFLVRILPYRTLKNVIDGVVLSFIDINIRKRAEEESVRSQEYAENIIDTIREPLLILDNDLTVISVSHSYYQMFLTSPAETEGKNLIEIGSSQWSIPHLITLLHTIVPEKTSFEDVTVNVNIPGIGEKTLILNARCIWNKKGGQNLILLAMEDASELYRTKEAFHEANNKLKLLSSLTRHDIINQISVIQGTLYLLGEESDPDTFQKLLKTSNDACKRMEATIGFTKDYESFGTISSGWQLVSQIIDSAVTEINPEGVIIENHIPKNLEIYAEPILRKVFATLMENAIRHGKNLSRIHFFTREQDGRYIIICEDNGGGIPEDQKSLIFNHGYGKHTGIGLFLAQEILSITGLSIHECGVEGTGAKFEIMIPPGKFRTGKE, from the coding sequence ATGCCAAAAAAAGCCAACCCAGATCGGTCTGCTGTTGATGCATCAGGTGTTATTTCAGCATCCCCCACCGGGATAAACACATTTCCAATTGTTGGAATCGGTGCATCAGCCGGAGGTCTGGAAGCCTTCGAGCAATTTCTTCGCCTCGTTCCGATTGACAGTAGTGCCGCTTTTATTCTGATTCCCCATCTTGATCCTGATCACGAGAGTATGCTTGCTGATATTCTCGGAAGGGTCACAAAAATGCCGGTTCTTGAAGCAGAAAACCAGATGCAAATAAAGCCGGATCATGTCTATATCATCCCACCGAACCGGATGATGACAATCCACCACACCATGATTCACCTCAGTATGCCTGATACCGTCCAGGGTCAGCGTATGAAGGTTGATCTGTTTTTCAGATCCCTGGCTGATGAACTTGGTCATAAAGCCATTGGTGTCGTGCTCTCTGGTACCGGAACAGATGGTACCCTTGGCCTGCGGGCAATTCAGGGAGGTGGGGGTCTAACTTTTGTTCAGGATCCAAATGAGGCCAAATACAATGGCATGCCCACCAGTGCCATAGAGAGTGGGTATGCAACCTATATCCTCCCGGTGGCACAGATTCCGACCCAGCTAATCTCTAGTATTTCGGACCTGTTTGGTCCAATACCACTGTCTCATCCAGCCATTGATGAAACTAAAGAACCTGATATTAAGGGTGCCATTATCAGGATATTGAGAATTATCAGGACACGGACAGGACACGATTTTTCAAAATACAAAAAGAGTACAATAAACCGCAGGATCGCAAGACGCATGTCAATTCTTGCTATTGAGGATATTTCAGGTTATGCTAGGTATGTGGAAGAACATCCGGATGAGGTAAAGATACTCTTTCGTGAAATACTCATTAATGTCACCAGTTTCTTTCGGGATCCGGAAGCGTTCGGATTTTTAAAGACAAATGTTCTTCCTGATCTGATCCGAAATAAGAATGAATATGAATCATTCAGGGTCTGGGTTCCCGGTTGTGCAACCGGTGAAGAAGCCTACTCACTTGCCATCATAATCAGAGAAGTACTCGAGGATCTGGAGAAAGATTGTAAAGTTCAGATTTATAGCACAGATATAGCTGAAGATGTAATAGCCGTCGCACGAAAAGGATTCTATCCGCCAAATATTGCTGCAGATATCTCCCCTGAACGCCTCAAAAAATATTTTATCAGGCAGGATGCCGGATTTCAGATAAACAAGGACATCAGGGAGATGGTGATTTATGCAACCCAGGATCTCATTAAAGATCCCCCGTTTACCAGACTTGATCTTCTCAGTTGCCGTAACCTTCTCATTTACCTTGAATCAGAACTCCAGTCAAGACTCATCCCTGCATTTCATTATGCACTAAAACCCGGTGGAATTCTTTTCCTTTCATCATCTGAAAGTATCGGAGGCTTTCAAGACCTTTTCAAACAAATTAACAGGAAATGGAGAATTTATGAGGCTTCAGGTATAAAAAACGCGGGCCAGATATTAGTGGAAACTCCTCTTGCCTTAAGAGACGTACATCCTCCCATCCCAAATTCAGATATCCATTCCGGACGCATGGATGCATCAATAGTCGAACAGACACGGCGGGAATTACTCCAGGCATATGCTCCACCTTCGGTGGTTACCGATGACACAGGCACTATTCTGTATGTACATGGAGATACCGGTAAATTTCTTCGTCCTGCCCAGGGTCAGGCAACACTATCTGTTGTCGAGATGGCACGTGAGGGATTACAACTGGATCTCAGGACAGCAATATTCACTTCAAAAACGCAGCAGACAGTAGTTACGTGTAAAAATTTGCAGGTCAGGACCAATGGCGGTTATGAAACAGTCAATCTGGAGGTCCGACCAATCACTCATTCAGGGACTCTGCATGGTAATCTTATCATCAGTTTCCATCTGGCAGAAGGGTCTCAGGAAGGATCCATTCAGAAAGAAAAATTGGATACCAGTCATATTAACCCTGAACGGGTAACTGAACTTGAGCAGGAGTTATTGTATACAAAAGAGAATCTGCAGGCAACAATAGAAGAGATGCAGGCTGCGAACGAAGAACTCAAGTCAACAAACGAAGAACTGCAATCGACGAACGAAGAATTGCAATCTACAAACGAAGAACTGGAAACATCAAAAGAAGAGATACAGTCAGTTAATGAAGAGATCATGTCCGTGAATGCGGAGTTGCAGGAGAAGATCATACAACTGGCGGACATTCAAAGCGACATGAAAAACCTCCTGAGCAGCACAGGAGTCGGCACCATCTTTCTGAATATCGACCTTAAAGTCAGATGGTTTACCCCGGAGATAGTTACTCTCTACAAACTTGTCAGCTCTGATGTTGGAAGACCGCTTTCAGACATCAAATCTCTCATTCTCAACGATACTCTGCTTGAAGAGGCAGGTATGGTTCTTGATTCATTAATACCAAAGGAAAAAGAGATACAGACAATCGATAATCGATGGTTCCTTGTCAGGATACTCCCATACCGGACACTAAAAAATGTTATCGATGGAGTCGTTCTCTCCTTTATAGACATAAATATCAGAAAGAGAGCAGAAGAAGAGTCAGTCCGATCCCAGGAATATGCTGAGAATATAATAGATACCATACGGGAACCTCTTCTGATATTAGATAATGATTTAACAGTGATCTCAGTAAGTCATTCATATTACCAAATGTTTCTGACATCGCCAGCCGAAACAGAGGGGAAAAATCTCATCGAGATAGGGAGCAGTCAGTGGAGTATTCCTCACCTCATAACCCTTTTGCACACAATTGTCCCCGAAAAAACCTCATTTGAAGACGTTACTGTAAATGTAAATATTCCGGGCATTGGAGAGAAAACCCTTATTCTGAACGCCAGATGCATATGGAATAAAAAAGGAGGTCAGAATCTTATCCTCCTTGCCATGGAAGATGCTTCTGAGTTATACAGAACAAAGGAGGCCTTTCATGAGGCCAACAATAAACTTAAACTTTTATCCAGCCTTACACGACATGATATCATCAACCAGATCTCTGTAATTCAGGGAACTTTGTATTTACTTGGTGAAGAGTCAGATCCTGATACCTTCCAAAAACTGTTAAAAACCTCTAACGATGCTTGTAAACGAATGGAAGCAACTATTGGTTTTACCAAGGATTACGAGAGTTTTGGTACCATATCAAGTGGATGGCAGTTGGTTTCCCAAATAATTGACTCTGCAGTAACAGAGATTAACCCTGAAGGTGTCATCATTGAGAACCATATCCCAAAGAATCTGGAGATTTACGCTGAACCTATTCTACGTAAAGTATTTGCCACCCTCATGGAGAATGCAATCCGTCATGGGAAGAATTTGAGCAGGATACATTTTTTTACCCGGGAACAGGATGGGAGGTACATCATTATCTGTGAGGATAATGGGGGAGGAATCCCTGAAGATCAGAAAAGTCTGATCTTTAACCATGGATATGGGAAACATACCGGAATAGGTCTTTTTCTAGCCCAGGAGATCCTTTCAATTACCGGGCTTTCAATTCATGAATGTGGAGTGGAAGGAACAGGTGCAAAATTTGAGATTATGATACCCCCAGGTAAATTCAGAACAGGCAAAGAGTGA
- a CDS encoding PAS domain-containing protein, with amino-acid sequence MKTGNPDEGHGGGSLQDIAIEKINNSSKILNSLPEKTSEELMYDLQVHHVELEIQAEDLRQAHLTIEESRDKYLDLYDFAPVGYITLTHMAIISEANLTAATLLRVDRKKLIHSRFRSWIDPQERDIWDTYMVNLLRSDAKQTVTCLFRRSDGTVFPARLEGINLTQNFHNQSIRIAISDISDLKKTEDELKESQDRFRLAIQNAHVSVAIQDTDLVFQWGYNQQIIQNEEIKGKKDTDLFTQEDAHHLIDLKRRVLETGEEVHEKMWMTIQGKRIFLELNLQPIHDEKGCITGIGTATLDLTEQKLIEDALRHSEENLQQTQEILEAVTKGTEVLIAAQDIHFRYIFFNQAYKEEMKRRTGKDLTLGSSMIDLFVEDPHGKNVTVQEWRQVLQGENVNKEVEFGEPGTERRVYHTLYTPIRDALGSIIGAGEVAYDVTNQVLMDEKLRETKDYLDNLITSASAPIIVWDPDFRIRLFNRAFEQLTGKPAQEVIGKRLEILFHERYLASVMNLIKRTKEGERWESVEIPILHKNGENRTVLWNSASIFGSDGKTLVSTIAQGQDITDRKKIESEFRLRATEYEKLNETLNEEIRQRIRTDTTLKKTLSLLNASLESTADGIFVIDQEGKISSYNQNFASMWNIPRSILESGEAHKVLDVILPQIKTPEKFADTITNFHSHPTRESFDMIEFIDGKIFERYSKPQIIGDVVVGRVWSFRDITDRKRAERKLVASLQEKEVLLREIHHRVKNNLQLISGLLDMTRMRTDDDSIYSILTDMMLKIQTMAQIHTRLYESKQFGKINITDQIRDQSKALSNIYSNEGHEITCEIQPNEIFLPVDLALPCALVVNEILSNAYKHAFIGRETGTIDIAVEEKDGSIRISIRDNGIGIPDPEEISRSNSLGVKLIRTLVQHQLKGSLIITSVQGTHVLVEFPYLAKE; translated from the coding sequence ATGAAAACAGGGAATCCCGACGAGGGACATGGGGGTGGTTCACTTCAGGATATTGCTATCGAAAAGATCAACAACTCTTCAAAAATTCTGAATTCTCTACCTGAAAAGACATCGGAAGAACTGATGTATGATCTGCAGGTACATCACGTTGAATTAGAGATACAGGCTGAGGACCTCAGGCAGGCACATCTAACAATAGAGGAGTCCCGCGATAAGTACCTTGATCTTTATGATTTCGCTCCGGTTGGATATATTACACTCACACATATGGCAATAATCTCAGAGGCTAACCTTACTGCTGCAACTCTTCTCCGTGTCGACAGGAAAAAACTGATTCATTCCCGGTTCAGATCCTGGATAGATCCACAGGAGAGAGATATCTGGGATACGTATATGGTGAATCTGCTCCGATCAGATGCGAAACAAACCGTTACCTGCCTGTTCAGGCGTAGTGATGGAACTGTCTTTCCTGCGAGGCTGGAGGGCATTAACCTCACACAAAATTTTCATAATCAATCGATAAGGATAGCAATCAGTGATATTTCTGATCTTAAAAAGACAGAAGACGAGTTAAAGGAAAGTCAGGATCGTTTCAGGCTTGCGATACAAAATGCTCATGTATCGGTAGCTATTCAGGATACGGACCTTGTTTTTCAGTGGGGATATAATCAGCAGATCATACAGAATGAAGAGATCAAAGGAAAGAAAGATACTGATCTTTTCACTCAGGAAGATGCACACCATCTGATAGACCTCAAACGCAGGGTTCTTGAAACCGGGGAAGAAGTCCATGAAAAAATGTGGATGACCATTCAGGGGAAACGAATATTTCTTGAACTCAACCTACAACCCATCCATGACGAAAAAGGGTGTATCACCGGTATCGGCACCGCAACCCTTGACCTTACTGAGCAAAAACTGATTGAAGATGCATTAAGGCACAGCGAAGAAAATCTTCAGCAGACTCAGGAGATACTGGAAGCGGTCACGAAAGGAACTGAGGTACTCATCGCTGCACAAGACATACATTTTCGCTATATTTTTTTCAATCAAGCATATAAAGAGGAGATGAAGCGACGGACCGGGAAAGATCTGACATTAGGCTCCAGCATGATAGACTTGTTTGTAGAAGATCCGCATGGAAAAAATGTGACCGTGCAGGAATGGAGACAGGTGCTTCAGGGTGAAAATGTAAACAAGGAGGTGGAATTTGGAGAACCAGGTACGGAAAGAAGAGTCTATCATACCCTGTACACTCCCATTCGGGATGCCCTGGGATCTATCATCGGAGCCGGAGAAGTCGCGTATGATGTCACCAACCAGGTGTTGATGGATGAAAAATTGCGGGAGACAAAGGATTATCTGGATAATCTCATTACCTCTGCCAGCGCTCCTATTATTGTCTGGGACCCGGATTTCAGAATAAGGCTATTCAACCGTGCATTCGAACAGTTAACCGGGAAACCGGCTCAGGAAGTTATCGGAAAACGACTTGAGATTCTGTTTCATGAGCGGTATCTTGCTTCGGTAATGAATCTCATCAAAAGAACGAAGGAAGGAGAACGGTGGGAAAGTGTTGAGATTCCAATTCTACATAAAAATGGTGAGAACAGAACCGTACTCTGGAATTCGGCATCTATTTTTGGTTCTGATGGAAAAACCCTCGTTTCAACAATCGCCCAGGGGCAGGATATCACCGATCGGAAAAAAATTGAATCTGAATTCAGACTCCGGGCTACCGAATATGAGAAACTGAATGAGACATTAAACGAGGAGATCAGGCAACGTATACGAACAGATACCACACTAAAAAAAACTCTTTCTCTCCTGAATGCATCGCTTGAATCAACCGCAGATGGGATTTTTGTAATCGATCAAGAAGGAAAAATCTCGAGTTATAATCAGAATTTTGCATCCATGTGGAATATTCCCCGGAGTATCCTGGAGTCCGGAGAAGCTCATAAAGTACTGGATGTAATACTACCACAAATTAAAACACCTGAAAAATTTGCTGACACCATAACCAATTTTCATTCACATCCAACTCGTGAAAGTTTTGATATGATTGAATTTATCGACGGGAAGATCTTTGAACGTTATTCAAAACCCCAAATTATCGGCGATGTTGTAGTTGGGAGGGTCTGGAGTTTTCGTGATATTACTGATCGAAAACGTGCAGAAAGAAAACTGGTAGCCTCATTACAGGAGAAAGAGGTTCTTCTTCGGGAGATCCATCACCGTGTCAAGAACAATCTCCAGTTGATATCTGGCCTTCTTGATATGACCCGGATGAGGACAGATGATGATTCTATCTACAGTATTCTGACTGATATGATGCTCAAGATTCAGACCATGGCTCAGATCCATACCAGACTCTATGAAAGCAAGCAGTTTGGCAAGATCAATATCACAGATCAGATCCGGGATCAGTCAAAAGCATTATCTAATATATATTCCAATGAAGGGCATGAGATAACCTGCGAAATTCAGCCGAATGAAATTTTTCTTCCGGTAGATCTGGCACTTCCCTGTGCCCTGGTTGTAAACGAGATTCTCTCGAATGCGTATAAACACGCATTTATCGGAAGAGAGACGGGCACAATTGACATAGCGGTGGAAGAGAAGGATGGAAGCATCAGGATTTCGATACGTGACAATGGAATCGGGATACCAGATCCAGAAGAGATCAGTCGTTCAAACAGTCTCGGGGTGAAGTTAATCAGGACTCTGGTTCAGCATCAGCTCAAGGGTTCCCTGATTATTACAAGTGTTCAGGGAACGCATGTACTGGTAGAATTCCCGTATCTCGCAAAGGAATAA
- a CDS encoding response regulator translates to MSKILIVDDEAIITMQLEERLSAMGYDVAGMAASGEESIEKARRLGPDLILMDIVMPGKMNGIDAAKIITTELHIPVVFITAYADDAIIAKAKSVRPYGYIVKPFNELEIKAAIEVALFRRSAEQEEERSIKSIHRTIPSSSDSDHIDGDDLTYLDQPEIKTVLLEDIFTDIMLFLYTDQAEKDPIFKFALEEGIKKGGRNLFAYSHSTLQKYFPKEIQSHKLYIHRIKTNELYTLPPVLEKCTDSLLYEGSKESLHILIDFSETEEFDDIIAIKNLLLDKKKSGTLISGMFALNIGKIDHTLIKILAEGISRIIVSTGKETTLSFAHHTYPVDSLSVVPQSTIDDVVKKLLEPVVLSLLDKPVSGFDIVHEIHNRYQVLIPQARVYTLLHDLLENGHLEIRISGKSKLYCPTQKGKIHISQKLNDFKKVFEHILGEERELPTNNTDSRM, encoded by the coding sequence ATGTCAAAAATTCTCATTGTTGATGATGAAGCGATCATCACCATGCAACTTGAAGAGCGCCTTAGTGCAATGGGATATGATGTGGCGGGTATGGCTGCCTCTGGTGAAGAGAGCATCGAGAAAGCGAGACGGTTGGGACCCGATCTTATTTTGATGGATATCGTGATGCCTGGAAAGATGAATGGCATTGATGCAGCAAAAATCATTACCACTGAATTACATATCCCTGTTGTTTTTATCACTGCATATGCAGATGATGCCATCATCGCGAAAGCAAAGAGCGTACGACCCTATGGATATATTGTCAAGCCCTTCAACGAACTGGAGATAAAAGCTGCTATTGAAGTAGCATTATTTCGCAGATCAGCAGAGCAGGAAGAAGAGAGATCAATCAAATCGATTCACCGGACAATTCCTTCATCGTCTGATTCTGACCATATTGATGGAGATGATCTGACCTATCTGGATCAACCAGAGATAAAAACCGTGTTACTGGAAGATATTTTTACTGATATCATGCTCTTTCTGTATACGGATCAGGCTGAGAAAGATCCCATCTTTAAATTCGCATTAGAGGAAGGGATAAAGAAAGGTGGACGCAATCTGTTTGCATACTCACATTCAACACTTCAGAAATACTTTCCCAAAGAGATTCAAAGTCACAAACTTTACATTCACCGGATAAAAACCAACGAACTCTATACACTACCACCTGTTTTGGAAAAATGCACCGATTCGCTTCTCTATGAAGGCTCAAAAGAATCACTCCACATACTGATTGATTTTTCAGAAACCGAAGAATTTGATGATATTATTGCCATTAAAAATCTGCTTCTTGATAAAAAGAAGAGTGGAACCCTCATATCAGGGATGTTCGCCCTTAATATCGGGAAAATTGATCATACGCTGATAAAAATTCTCGCAGAAGGGATCTCCAGAATCATTGTATCTACTGGCAAAGAGACTACCCTTTCATTTGCCCACCATACCTATCCGGTTGATTCTCTATCAGTTGTCCCCCAATCTACTATTGATGATGTAGTAAAAAAATTACTTGAGCCTGTAGTCCTTTCTCTTCTGGATAAGCCTGTGTCAGGATTTGATATTGTTCATGAGATTCATAACAGGTATCAGGTTTTAATTCCTCAGGCACGGGTGTACACCCTCCTCCATGACCTGCTTGAGAATGGCCATCTTGAGATACGGATCTCAGGAAAATCAAAGTTATATTGTCCAACTCAGAAAGGAAAAATCCACATCAGTCAGAAACTTAATGATTTTAAAAAAGTATTTGAGCATATATTGGGTGAAGAAAGGGAATTACCCACAAATAACACAGATTCAAGGATGTAA
- a CDS encoding nucleotide exchange factor GrpE, translating into MAEDLEQITNDLERHVKLAEDRLNQLKYLQADFENYRKWSEKEKAVVIALANESLIKDLLVILDDFDQAIPSLEKEENREGLLMIRKKMMKILSEYGLEPIECEGKKFDPHFHEVISKERCQQESDTILKDFSTGYQLKSKVIRPSKVRIAEHFAENEGENNGKREDYRN; encoded by the coding sequence ATGGCAGAAGATCTGGAGCAGATAACAAACGATCTCGAGAGGCATGTCAAACTTGCTGAAGACCGACTCAATCAGCTGAAGTACCTTCAGGCAGATTTTGAGAACTATCGCAAGTGGTCTGAAAAAGAAAAGGCAGTAGTCATCGCCCTGGCGAATGAGAGCCTGATCAAAGATCTTCTGGTGATACTGGACGATTTTGACCAGGCTATCCCCTCTCTTGAGAAGGAGGAGAATCGGGAAGGGCTCCTCATGATCAGGAAAAAAATGATGAAAATCCTGAGCGAGTATGGACTTGAACCAATTGAGTGCGAAGGTAAAAAATTTGACCCACATTTTCACGAGGTAATTAGCAAGGAGAGATGTCAGCAGGAATCAGATACGATTCTTAAAGATTTCAGCACCGGATACCAGTTGAAATCGAAGGTCATCAGGCCATCAAAAGTTAGGATTGCAGAGCATTTTGCAGAAAATGAAGGTGAAAATAATGGCAAAAGAGAAGATTATCGGAATTGA